The following coding sequences lie in one Arachis hypogaea cultivar Tifrunner chromosome 9, arahy.Tifrunner.gnm2.J5K5, whole genome shotgun sequence genomic window:
- the LOC112709243 gene encoding zinc finger BED domain-containing protein RICESLEEPER 2-like, whose product MSESAEHSASTLPPLPTTSSECKNRSTVWDHFKRTSDDENKAQCQHCLKVIKCRNGTSAMRSHLKICKSNPGSDKEIQSFKEYSAALQPGFNTLSRITLAGDILMLYETKKDGLKEIDDLVTEIRDAVKYVRSSNSRLTRFKACIAQENIPHKSLVCIDVEPRWNSTYLMLVAALKHQKAFELLEMQDKKFVEELNKGRGVPSIQDWDYAKSVLPFLEMFYDATLRISGSSYVTSNLYMKEVFALGRRIQQYNKYWGNAKTINMLLLIAVVLDPCHKLDYVKWCLVNSFGVEVGGELKTKLSSCLYSLYNLYQGADEGNQDDTLSQPSASDKAKDIYDTGLYRRSICHKSNLNSELDRYLNEDCEPDDKPLDILGWWKVNSNLFSVLANMARDILAIPVSTVASESAFSMGERIIDQYRSSLTPKMVEALVCTEDWLKGDFFSSLAPENFEEFEKVEQEDFTCSVGLSSIAIEDD is encoded by the exons ATGTCAGAGTCTGCAGAGCATTCGGCTTCTACATTACCTCCTCTCCCAACCACATCATCTGAGTGCAAAAATCGATCAACAGTTTGGGACCACTTCAAGAGAACATCTGATGATGAAAATAAGGCTCAATGTCAACACTGTTTGAAAGTGATCAAGTGCAGGAATGGAACAAGTGCAATGAGATCACATTTAAAGATTTGCAAAAGCAATCCTGGTTCAGATAAAG AAATTCAAAGTTTTAAAGAATATTCGGCGGCTCTACAACCAGGATTCAACACTCTTTCACGTATTACATTGGCAGGTGACATCTTGATGCTCTATGAAACAAAGAAG GATGgattgaaggagattgatgatTTGGTCACTGAAATTCGGGATGCTGTGAAGTATGTTAGATCCTCAAATTCAAGATTAACTAGGTTCAAGGCATGTATTGCACAAGAGAATATTCCACATAAGAGTCTTGTTTGCATAGATGTTGAACCACGATGGAACTCTACATACTTAATGTTAGTAGCAGCCTTAAAGCATCAGAAGGCATTTGAGCTATTAGAGATGCAAGACAAAAAATTTGTTGAAGAATTAAACAAGGGAAGAGGGGTGCCTTCAATTCAAGATTGGGATTATGCTAAGTCCGTCTTaccatttttagagatgttttacgATGCTACACTTCGCATCTCTGGATCCTCTTATGTCACTAGTAACTTGTACATGAAAGAAGTGTTTGCTCTTGGAAGGAGGATTCAACAATACAACAAGTATTGgggaaatgcaaaaactattaacaTGTTATTGTTAATTGCTGTCGTTCTAGATCCTTGCCATAAGTTGGATTATGTTAAGTGGTGCCTAGTTAATTCTTTTGGTGTGGAAGTGGGTGGTGAATTGAAGACAAAGTTGTCTTCTTGTCTTTATTCgctttataatttatatcaaggcGCAGATGAAGGAAACCAAGATGATACCCTCTCCCAACCTAGTGCAAGTGATAAAGCCAAAGACATTTATGATACGGGGTTATATCGTCGATCAATCTGTCACAAATCCAATCTTAACTCTGAGCTTGATCGTTATTTGAATGAAGACTGTGAGCCAGATGATAAGCCTTTGGATATTCTAGGATGGTGGAAGGTTAACTCGAATCTGTTTTCCGTCCTAGCAAATATGGCACGGGACATATTGGCTATACCAGTTTCAACAGTAGCTTCCGAGTCTGCTTTTAGTATGGGGGAAAGAATCATCGATCAATATCGTAGCTCATTGACTCCTAAGATGGTAGAAGCCCTTGTATGTACCGAAGATTGGCTTAAAGGagactttttctcttctcttgcaCCTGAGAATTTCGAAGAGTTTGAAAAGGTCGAGCAAG AGGACTTTACTTGTTCAGTGGGTCTAAGTTCAATTGCGATTGAGGATGACTAG